A genome region from Chitinophagales bacterium includes the following:
- a CDS encoding electron transfer flavoprotein subunit beta/FixA family protein, which translates to MNFLVCVSKVPDTTAKIAFKDNNTKFAGDGVTYILNPTDEWYALVRALELKEAAGSGKVTVINVGAADNDQYLRKALAIGADDAVLIESAEDLEPYYVAKEIANYAKSNGYEIVVTGKETIDYNSFSVGGMIAEFMDCAFVSQVSKWDMNGNTATLNREVEGGEEVVEVSTPFVISAQKGLAEQRLPNMKGIMTSKTKPLAKIPAQAGDTLVSVQRFEEPKPKSAVKLFSVDEVDALVKALHEEAKVI; encoded by the coding sequence ATGAACTTTTTAGTATGCGTAAGCAAAGTGCCGGACACCACGGCTAAGATAGCATTCAAAGACAACAACACCAAGTTTGCTGGCGATGGAGTCACCTATATACTCAATCCTACTGATGAATGGTATGCTCTTGTGCGTGCACTCGAGCTAAAAGAAGCAGCAGGTAGCGGAAAAGTAACCGTTATCAATGTGGGAGCAGCTGATAATGACCAATATTTAAGGAAGGCATTAGCTATAGGCGCTGATGATGCTGTATTGATAGAATCTGCAGAAGATTTAGAGCCTTATTATGTAGCTAAAGAAATAGCAAATTATGCAAAGTCGAATGGTTATGAAATCGTAGTAACTGGAAAGGAAACCATCGATTACAATAGTTTTTCAGTGGGAGGCATGATAGCAGAATTTATGGATTGTGCCTTTGTATCGCAAGTATCGAAGTGGGATATGAATGGCAATACCGCTACACTCAATAGAGAAGTAGAAGGTGGCGAAGAGGTAGTAGAGGTATCAACACCATTTGTAATTTCAGCTCAAAAAGGTTTAGCTGAGCAACGATTGCCCAATATGAAAGGTATCATGACGTCCAAGACCAAGCCTTTGGCAAAAATCCCTGCACAAGCTGGTGATACCTTAGTATCTGTGCAAAGATTTGAAGAACCAAAACCAAAATCTGCGGTGAAATTATTTTCGGTAGATGAGGTAGATGCCTTGGTGAAAGCACTCCATGAGGAAGCAAAGGTCATATAG